The genomic window GCTTGAATTAATAAGCCCTCCGTTTAGGGAAAGAAGCGATGAAAAAATTGTTGATTGGCCTAATTGGCCTGATTGTCTTGATCATTGTCGTCCTGTTGGCGATTCCAATGTTTGTGGATCCCAACGATCATAAACAGACCATTGCCGAAAAAGTGCGTGAAGCCACTGGACGGGAATTGAGTTTGAACGGAGATCTTAATCTCTCACTCTTCCCCTGGGCTGGGGTCACCATCGACTCCGCCGCACTGGGTAACCCCATGGGCCTTGGTGATGGCCAGTCCATGGTTAAGCTGAATAAGATCGATGTACGGATGAAGCTCATGCCGCTGCTCTCCAAGCAGGTTGAGGTTGACCGCATCATTATTGATGGACTGGAAGCCAACCTGATTCGGGATAAAAACGGGCGGGATAACTGGAGCGACTTGGCCGGCGGTGGTCATAAAGATGCTGCTGACGAAGATAAGTCCGGCCATGATGATAAGGATGACCATAAGGATGACCAAGAGCATACCGATGCACTGGCCGGTCTTAAGCTGGGTGGGGTGGAGATTACCAACGCTAAAGTCACCTTCCGGGATGAGCAAGGCGACCTTTTGGCCAGCCTGAGCCCTTTGAATCTGACCACCGGTGCCGTGCGTTTGGGTGAGCCGGTTAATTTAAGCCTGGATGCCAAGGTATCCAAAAGCAGTATCAGTGGAGCAGGTGAAGCCATTGATGCCGCCATCCAGTTCAGTGGCCAGTTAAAGCCTGGTGCTGATATGCAGTCACTGCTTATGAATGGGATGAAACTGGCCATCGGGACCGTGGCCAAAGGGCTGCCAGTGACCAAAGTGCAAACCCAATTAAGTGCAGATGTTGCCATTGATCTGGCCAACGGCACAGTGCAGGTTAGCAACAATAAGCTGGCTGTGGAAGCCACAGGTACCCCAGAACTGGGTATGGAAACCGTACGGGCCGCACTGAGTGGTGCCATCGGCGTTCATTTAGATCCTTTGAAAGTGAATATCTCTGGAATGGACCTGATGATCCAAGGCAATGGTGAAAAACTGCCTGGCGGTTCCGTGGATATGCGTCTGTCGGCTCATATTGCCACCGATATGGCAGCGGGTACGGTGGGTGTAAGCCAATTACACCTGGAAGGATTTGGTCAACAACTGAAAGCCACAGGCGGTGTGGATGTTGCCAACCTGAATGGGGATCCCCGTGTGGCGTGGAACCTAACCCTAGACCCCACCTCCCCCAAAGATCTGATGGCTAAATTGGGTCTACCCCCTCTACAAACCGCTGATCCTAATGTGCTCACCAAGTTAGCGATGGCTATGCAGGGCAAACTGGATATGGCCAATGGTGGCTCTGCAACCGTTAGCAAGCTGGATCTTACATTGGATGATACCCACTTTACGGGTAACCTCTCCGCGCCCCGTTTGGATGGTACCGCAGCACGGTTTAACCTAAAGGGAGATAAACTGGATCTGGACCGCTACATGGTTGCCAGTGACCAAAAGGGTAAAACAGAGACTGCGGATACACCCTCCACACCCGCAGCCAAAGGGGATGATACGGTTCTTGATCAAGCCACCATCGATCAACTCCGCCAGTTGGATATCAAAGGCCAAGTGGTCTTGGATAGCTTGAAGGCTGCCAAGGGTCAATTTGAGAAGGTCACCCTTAAAGTAGATGCCGCCAAAGGGTTATTGAAACTCAACCCCTTCTCAGTCAACCTCTATAAAGGTTCTCTCATGACCACCGGTCAGATTGATGTCCGGGGTAAAACGCCTAAAATGGCCTTTAAAAAGAACCTCAAGGGTGTCCAGCTTGGTGACATGCTCAAAGAGATGGCCGATGTGGATCTACTGACCGGCCAGGCTGATTTAAAATTGGATACCACCACCGCAGGTACCACCATGTATGGCTTGAAGCGCCAGTTAAATGGAAACATTAAGGGTGGTGTCTCTAAAGGAACCTTGCAGGGTTTGAACATTTTAGGACAGATCAAATCGGTCTATGCCATGGCCACCGGCAAACCAGCCCCACCTGCTGGAACTAAGGACACCTCCTTCAATGATATGATCTTGGATGCCAAAATTGTTCAAGGGGTCATGCGCCATGAACGGTTGAAGATTAGCTCCAACGACATGATCATGCAGGGCAAAGGTACCGTGGATATTGCCGATGAGATGCTGGATTACAACATGAACGCCAAGGTGCGTAATCTGGGCAAAAAGGGTCAGGACCTGACCATTCCGGTTAAGGTTAAAGGCAACTGGAATAGCCCCAGTGTTAAAGTTGATCAAGCCTCTCTGGCCAAAGCTTTGGCTAAAGATAAAGCCAAAGAGCTGATTGATAAAAAGTTGGGGGACAAAGCGGCACCCGTTAAGCAAATCTTGAAAGGCTTTGGGGTTAAAGGGCTCTTCTAATCCTCAAATACTTGAGCAAGCTGATACAAGGCCGGTGCAGATGCACCGGCTTTTTTTTGGTGTTTGCCCCGTGACCTATTGGGCGATGAGTGTAATAGTAGGAGATCCTGCAACAGATCTTAATCTAAGCCAGGAATAAACTTGTGTAACGGTCTGTTTTTTAACCTTCTACATGTATGTTGATGGTGAAATGACGTTCTCCTTTCTTGTTGAGTGGGCACCCTGGATTGCACTGGGGCTGATTCTATTTGGAATCGGCTACCGGGTGGGTCAGCATGCTCCTGTGGAAGATCCTGAGGAGATCGCACGACGCCGGGATGCCGCCTTTACCTACCGTGGTTTAAATTTCCTCTTAAACGATGAGCCGGATAAAGCGATTGAGGCTTTTAGTCAGGCTGTTCGTGTTAATTCTGAAACCGTGGAAGTGTACCTCTCCTTAGCCAACCTGTTTTTAAAACAGGGGGAGCTAGGTCGGGCCATTCGCATGCACCAAAACCTGCTGGAACGCCCTAACCTAAGCCGGGAGACCCGCATTGCGGCTCTATATGGTTTGGGTGAGGATTATCGCAAGAGTGGTTTTGTAGATCGTGCGATCCATAGCTACCATCAAACATTGGAAGAAGATCCAGGGCATTTAAAAGCTTTGAGTGCTTTGATGAATTTGCATGAAAACGAAAATCGATGGGATAAAGCACTAGAGATTTTAGAACGTCTGCAAAAGGTTACTGGTGATCCTGACCCAAGACGGGATGCCCATTTACGGGTCCAGATCGGGCGGGAGCAGCTACGCCATGATGTGGCCCCCCCCTCCCCCGATGAAGCCACCCGAAATTTAGAACAGGCCATTGAATCCCACCCCGGTTGCGTAGAGGCCCGCCGTATTATGGCGGAGAAAGCCTTAAAGGATGGGAACCCTGAACAGGCGGTTACTCTCCTTAAGGAGCTGCGTCATACACGGCCTGGCCATATGTTTCTACTGGTGGATGTTCTACGACGTTCCTACGATGCTCTGGAAGATCTAAGTGGTTTTGAATCCTGTATGGATGAAGCCGCCCATGCACAGAGTGCTTCACCACAACTGATCGTCCAGTGGAGTATTTGGTTGGAGGCTGAGCAACGGTTGGAAGATGTCGACACCTTAATGAAGATGGGTCTTGAACGCCGTGGGGATTCCGCCGTTTTAGCACGATGGTATGTGGCCTTTTTGGTGCGTCAGGGCCAGTTTGAACAGGCTTTGGAAGTGGCCCAACAGAGTTTGGATGGCATGGTTGGTCGGCAACCCAACTTTCGTTGCACCCACTGTGGGTTTGAGAGCCATGAGATCTATTGGAAGTGCCCCCAGTGTCACCAATGGGATGAGATGGAGCCCCTTTAAGGATCTTCACTGGATCTCATGGAACCATAAGATCTGTGCCATACATAGGGTCAAGTGGGCCAGTAGGGCATGGGTTAAAACCACTCAGAACGGTTTATCATCACCTAGCGTAATCAAAGCGTTTGCTGTTGCCAAGCCACCAAGCATTCCTGTTAAAGCAGCTTGGCACCAGGTCCAACCGCCCATTTCAACACCTGTTTTGGCCACTTGGGATGGACCGGAATGGGTGAAGCACATGGCATATAGGATGGTTCATTTCCATCGGTGATACGCACACCTGTTATTGCGTCGGTAAGCTGGGACAACAACACACACGGACGTTACACCATGAATGGAATTTTTATTGCCCTGGTCTTTATTGCATTTGGCATGGCGGCCTTTAACACCCTGACGGGTGATACCACAGCCATGCAACAGCTCTCCACCGCCATGGTGGATGCCGCCAAAGGATCGGTGGAACTGGCCTTGGGTCTGGTTGGTGTCATGGCCCTCTTTTTAGGATTGATGAAGATTGTGGAAAAAGGGGGGTTACTGACCCTACTGGCCAAGCTGATTCGTCCCTTAATGATTCGCCTGTTTCCTGAGGTCCCAGCGGACCATCCTGCCATGGGCGCCATGATCCTTAACCTTTCAGCCAATGCCCTTGGCTTAGGTAATGCGGCGACCCCCTTTGGTATCCGTGCCATGCAAGCCCTGGATAGTCTTAACCCCCATAAGGGAACAGCCACCAACAGTATGGCCCTGTTTCTGGCCATTAATACCAGCTCGGTAACCCTGCTCCCAACCGGTGTGATTACCCTTAGAGCGGCAGCCGGTAGTATGGACCCTGCTGCTATTCTACCCACCACCTTATTTGCCACCATTTGTTCAACAACCGTGGCCATTTTAGCTGCGCGTTCGTATCAACGGTTCTTCCCCGCACCCTCGGTTACTTCACAAACGTCTGAAAATACATCTATAGATCATTCTTTAAGTGATGAACAAAAGGATATTTTGCAAAAGACCGCCTCTGGTAGCTCTGCCATGGCCTCCTACCTCTTTTTGGCGGTTATCCTCTGTCTGGTTCCTGTAACCATTCTCTATGGAAAAGCCATCTCCCCCTGGGTTATGCCTGGTTTGATGGTCGCCATGCTCAGTTTTGGTCTGTTCCGTGGTGTTAAAGTGTACGAAGCTTTTGTAGAAGGGGCCAAAGAGGGTTTTGATGTTGCGCTGAAAATTATCCCTTATCTGGTTGCCATTTTGGTGGCTGTTGGTATGTTCCGGGCCAGTGGTGCTATGGATCTGTTAATTGGCCTACTCTCCCCCTTTACCAGTTGGATTGGGTTACCGGCTGAAGCCCTACCCATGGCTCTGTTACGCCCACTCTCAGGCTCAGGTGCCTATGGTATTGTGGCGGATACCATTCAAAACCCTGCCATTGGGCCTGACGGCTATGTGGGTATGCTGGTTAGTACCTTGCAAGGTTCTACAGAAACCACCTTTTATGTCCTGGCCGTCTATTTTGGTGCCGTACAGGTTAAGCGGGTACGCCATGCGTTAGCGACCGCTTTAACCGCTGATCTGGCGGGTATTTTAGCGGCCGTCTTTATTTGCAGTATCCTGTTTGCTTAAGGGCGCGAAAAACCCGTGTAGGCCACCGACAAGATACGCCACCGGTGACGGCTCGGTACCCTCTTTCCTAATTTACCAAGGGGGGAATGGTGACCATGTAGATGGATTGTGCAGGGCTCGGTTGCACCTGTATGCCCGTTTGATCGTATGATTGTACGGCATTCACCCTTATTGGGATGAAGGTTGAGCCATAACTGACATGATTGAGACGCCATTCACCCCAAGCTGCAACGGGTTATTGCCTACTTTGTGGGGGATGTGGATGGCACACAACGGCTGGATTGGCATTTGACGTTGGCAGAAAACCCCATCTATCATTCCAACTTCTCCGGTATTGGTGACATGTGCCAAGCCAATATGTGTGCCACACCTCAGCAGATAGCTTAGTTGGATCAACTCAACAAAGAGCGGACGATTGTGACAGGCCGTTGGGCTCTATTGGTCTTTTCACCCCGTGAAGCTGCCCTGACTGCACACTATGAAGCGCTCAAAGGCAACCGTCATCCCATGCACAATTTTTCAACTCTTGAAGCCGCTGAACCGTTCCTGAATATGGATCTCAGTCCTTATATTCCACACACCACCTAAAAATATTTTTCACGAATCACCTGATATCAATAACTTGCGTATATATAAAATGACATACGTATACAAAAAGAAGACAATACGTTACAAATAATCATGTAGGAAGTACGGTTTTTATACGGTAAACCGTTGGTCAGACCTTCAGCACCATATGTGGATACCATGTCATCCGTTACGTTAAGTAAATATCTCTTGATGGAAAAGCAGATTGAAGTTCCTAAGGAACGTCGAACACCCCGAGATGGTTTTTCGGGTGGGCGCCGGGAAAAACCCCGCTTTGTCTGTAGTGATAAGATGACCATTCACCTGGATGGTGAAGAACAGATCATGGTAACCGAGGTCGAGAACATCAGCTTCTCTGGCGTGCCAGACCCTATTGCTGATGGTATCTTTATCCCCTTTGAAACCATCCCCCCCCAGTTTCAACTGGGTAAGCGCGGCACCATTGAAATGACCCTGGCGGATGTGGACTTTATCTGTCCATGTGAAGTGGTGCGTCTACGGGAAACAGGTGTTGCGCTACGCCTGCTCAAACAAAAACACAAAAAACTGAACCATGATCTAACCGCTTAACCAGCTAGACCATGTCATCCATTGTGTCTTTTACAACCCTTAGGATCTCTTTTTTACTCGGGTTGAGTGGCATGCAGGGGTATACGGTTGTGCAGATAGGTGGATAGATCTGCAGGATCACCAACCCCATACATGATTGACCCATGGGTAGCGTATGGCAACGCCATGGTCAGCTCTCTCTAAATGGGTGTACCTATTTGGCCCATGGCACGTGACCTTATGAGGGTGGTGGCAGACGCTACCTTTCATCCACCCCCAAGTCCTAACCCCATTGGCGTAACCCTGAGATCATACAAAGCCATGATCTCTGAGCCATGGGTATGCCCAAACCCACCGGCGAGACAAGACCCATACAAGGTTGCGATCACCCAAAAATCTCCCATCAACACCACAGACTTTGATCACCATACAGATCTGTGGAGGTCAGGTGAGACTGAAGCCGCCATGGGGTGTCGCAAGGCCTCGATCACGCAGAGACACACCATCACTAAGTTGGGGGCTCCCCTCAAACGGATTGAGCATCGGGTACCCCCTTGGAGGGGTGCTTCATGATGCCCAGATGGGGTTATTCCCAATCGTCTTCAAAAGCATCTGCTGGTGGAAAAAGATCCTCATCATCAAACCAGTTGTCAGGACTGTGGCTCATGATTTCACAATCCACGCCTGAAACCCGCGCAGCTTCATCATACAACTTGGCAACAATGCGATCCAAACGACGCATTTCAGCATCTTCCAGTTGACCATTGTTGGCCATTTCCTGAAGCTGAATTAAAGTTGGATCGTTCAGTTGTGCAAAGATTTCACGACGCGCCATGGCATCGACAGTAAAGTCCTGGTGCATAATTTCATCCCCTCGTGCAAAGCGGAAATTTAAGCGAACACCAGACAAGAGAACAAAAAGCGGGCCAATCAATAAATAGCGCTTATGCTACTGTTTTAATTGGATATTTTATAGATACGAGAGAACTTGGTCATGCGGCAGCAACTGCCAGATAGGAAAAAAGAGACACCGCCAACTGGGAAAAAAGGGAACGGACGGTGCGGTGAGGAAGCGGCGGAAACCGCACCGTCCGTAATATGACCTCATGCCATCTGGTTCCTTAAACAGAACCAGCGGAGAAACGATTGAGGCACGAGATCCATCAACAGACTCATTTCGTCAACCTTGCAGCTGACCCCCACAATCCATGGGTCTGTCTGATGCCATGGCTGGTCTTGGACCATCCAGTGGTAGTTGGGTACATCCTTCCTGGATATACCTTGGCCTTCCTTGGCCTAAGCACCGTAGTGCCCGGGGAATCCTCCCCTTGTATGACAACGTTCTACCTAAGCAGCGGGTGGGAATCCTTTCCCGATCCATCCTTGGACCATGCCCTATGGCGTTCCTTCTGCCACATTGGTCTGCTTAAGCGAGTCCGCCGTCTAAAATCCGATAGCTACTTTTCGACCCTTTACGCTGATAGGTCGGCAATTGTGCGCCCGCTAGCCATTTATGCAGATCTTTTTTGGTCAACATAATCAAAGTCTGCGTTGCTGCGTTTTTCTCTGCATCTTGTGCATGATTGGGTATGGGGGACATCACACGCCTCCTTGGCCGAAGATCACGTGTTATGGTGATCTCACGCTTGCCATCTCCTAATCCGTGGAGAATGGACTTTTAAGTTTTGGATGACCAAATGCATCCGGCAAACCCTGATCGGCATCGCTTAGCATCTCCGGTAACTGTGCGCCGGAAATCAATGGTTGTTCACAAGGTTCTGAGATGGCATCTAAATAATCTTCGTATTGAAACAGATCCTTTTCTACTTCACTGGTCCATTCCATACGCTTTGCACGATTAACCATCTTAAACACACCTTTCCAACCTGCCTTTGATCAAGGCCATCCTACTACCTGGATCCAAACAGCATCCTGCTGTAAAAATCCTTAACCTTACCCCCTATACAGCACCATTTGTGCCATATATGAATAAAGCATTATTTACAATATGTTATGAGTATTTGCAGCAGACTTCACCCTGATTGCCAGGGCTCAGGTGTCGGTGTTATGACACCATAAAAGTAGGTGAGAGGTATAAAGCAAACCCCAGACCATAATCCGTATTTTTTAAGCAGAAAGCTGTGGATCAAAAAAAGCCCAATGGTTAGGCCATGACCCGCCCACCACGCATCTCTTTAATGGGGGCATGGATATCGGTTTCAGCAGTATGGCTTGCATGACGAATGGGATACAGGCGATGAAAATTGGCGATTTTTAAAGTGTGGAACACACTGTCGGAAGGATCACATAGGATAACATTTTGAAACCCCTGGGCATGATCGCGCAGCTGCAGCAAAGAGGCCAGCCCAGAACTGTCAATATAGGGCATTTTTTCCATATGGAACATCATAGGCTCACCTTGTGGTTGAGCCTCAATGGCCTTAAGAAAAGGGATTTGGCTTTTTGCATTGAGCGCTTCATCCATATGAATATGGATTTCACCCTTTTCGCTCCATACTTTGATCATAATCTTCTACCTGTGGTGGTCCAAGCCCCAGATCCCAGGATCCACCCCCCTCTCTATATCCTACATCATGACGATTTTATCAGTACTGATCAAGTCTTTTTTTAATGCATAAGTACCTGATATCACATAGTTGTGCAGGATATGACCTATAAACAGAACTAGAAATGACACATACTGACAATAGAGAAATTGTGAAAAAGATATTTTGTACATAGAAGGTATGTGGATTTAGCACTGCCCCTTTACCTAGAGACCATGCATGGTCGCAACCCAGGGCTGTATCACCTCTAAGGGTGGTTGGGGGGCCGGACCTAACAAACTCATATTCTGATCCGTATGTAACTTGGGTAAACGCGGCAGTTGGATATGAAACCGTTTATCGTGTTGATTCAGGTAGTGACACAGTGCTTCCCCCGCCCCTTTGGCCATGGCGTACTCAACCAAGCCTTTGGGTACATCGGTCACATAGATGGTAGAAGGATAAAAAACCTGTAACGGTTCACCATCTGTACGGACCAAACGCTCTAACGTTTGTAAAAAACCGTGTACATAAAACTGCTCAAAATAGGCCAAGCGCTGAGCATCCACCAAACCATGTGCCACACCACGACCAATTGGGGGTGTGGCAAAATAGTAGAGATGGCTGTAGTGCGGGTTTAGATCTTGGGGGGGGTGACACACATCCCATTTTAAGAGATCACAACATCCACCCGCTTGGGTGATCTCCTGGGCCACACGCTGGGCATCTTCTTGACCATGGGCATAGGTAATGGTCACCTGCCCTCCTCCAGCCGCAATCAACTTGGCTGCGACCTCACCCAAACCACGGGCGCCACCAAGCACAAGAGCATGTGTACCGACATAGGCTTGATGACCATAACGTTCCACCATGGCTTGTGCAGAGGGCTGTTCGACAGGTGGGGGTCGGAAAAAGGCCTGAACCGCTCCCTGCATCACGCCACCTTCAACTTCCATTTTAATGGGTGCTCGAGGAGAGCTGGCCCGTTTGACCCGGTAGCGCAACTGTGTTGAATGGGTTGCTTGCGCTTGGCGTTGCAGTTTAAACCCGGAAAAGAGGGAGTGCAGCCCTGGGCAGACCATACCAACCAGTTGGGTTAAGCCCAACAGCACCGCCAAAGCTTGCGGGTCATGGTACACACCCAATGCAGGAAAAAGTGCCTGTAACTGAGGTTGATCCACCGGTAACGGTACGGAGCCGGTCTGGTCTTTACACTGGTTAAAAAGAGGTTGCTGCGGCATAGAGACATGCGCAGGGGCGTGAGGTAAAGGATCGGACCCGTGATCACCCGGTGTGATCCATAAACTCATCCGTGGCCCACCATCATCCACCAGTTGCAGCTTAAGCCGTTCTCCTTCTTGCACCATGGGCGCAACACGAACCGGATCCTGTATAAAAACCGGTTGGGAAAAATGAGCTTCAATGGCAGCCAATGGGGGTAGCTTGCCCTGCTGGGCCAGATCTTCCAACAGAACAAAAACCAGATGCATACCATGCACCACCACTTGACCAAAAGGGGTCCGTCTGGCAGCAATGGTGTCTACATGCATGGGGTTGTAATCCCCGGAAAGCTGAGCAAAAGCCTGTTGATGATCCTGTGTAAAATTCATGGTCTCACTTCAAGGCAGACGGTTGGGACGGTCCTGGTCCCCATCAGCTCGGAAAATACGATGATCCTCCGGCCCCTTAAAGGCGTAGTACATACGTACATTGCGCTGTTCAAACGGTTCAAAATAGTTTGGAACAATCAAAACACCATCTGGATCCACAGCATGAAAACCCGCCTGTTTTAAGGGGGTATGGTCTGCTAAGCGCACCCAAAAATCGGCATATTCACACTGTTGCTGCGCCAACACCTCCAACAGCGCGCCACCACACTGTCCCAAATGCTCGATATCCCCCATATAATCCACCAACCGTAATGCCTTAGCCCCTTCATGTTCCACCTGACGGGTGGCCAGCAAGCCCACCACTTGATCATCCCGGACCACTTGAAACAGTGGATAGTGGTAGTAGGGATGTTCCAAAAAACGGCGGCAAAAATAGTCTCCACTTTTGGCAGGAACAGCAGCACCATTTAGGTTGGGCCATGTGGTCAGTGAGGCTTGATCTACCCTCTGTAATTGGGCATCCCCTTGCTTAACCTGGGGCAGCACAACTCCTTTGGGTACATGGGCCAGTTGCGGCTGGACCTGGGGATTAAACAGCACATATTGGGTCAGTTGGCCCGTATGAAAACGCAGCGCTTTGTACATGGGGGGGTGCGCGGTATTAATACCCACCACACCAATCCAGGCATGGGGCTCCTGCTTCATCACAGCACGCAACAGGCTTAACCCCAAACCTGCCACACCACAATCATCCCGAACTTTCCACAGCGCCAACCAGATCACATTCTGTCCATCCAAATGCGGATCATAACGGGTCAGGTTGATATAACCCAACACCCCCAACAGCTCCTCACCCCGCCATGCCACCATATAGTCATAGCCATCCCGCCCCACAGATTGATGTTGCCAATCAAACAGCCCCGTATGGGTGGCCATGATATGCCCTTTGGACCAGTGGGTATCAATAAAGGCCATAACACGATCCCGCTCGTGCTGGAGACAACGACGAACCTCAACCTTGGGCATGGGGTTGTACCTCTACGGACAAATGGGCGGGTTGGGGATAGGGTTGATGACAGTCCCAGCTAAAAAGATGCTCGGATATTTCCACCAAACCAGAGTGACGAAGATAGGTTAAACAGGGGGCATTACGGGGGGTGGGCAGATAGCGGGCCACCAGCTGTTTGGCGCCCTGAGCAGTAGCCCAGGCTACCGCTTGGGCCATTAACAGGTGCTCAATCTGACGCCCCATAACCCGACAACTGAGGATCAGATCGGTCAACACCGCCTGCTCACCTTCTAGGGCAACCGCCATAATACCGGTCAGGCCAGATGCCCCAAAACGGTCGGAAACCGATGCCGCCAACAGATGGTGATCCGTATGTTCAGCCCACTGGCTGATCTCCTGTTCGGAAAGACGGCGCGTGGCCATGTTCATTTGGTTGGTTTTGTTAAAGAGCTGCTCAATACGGGGCAAATTGGCTTTGGTGATAGGGCTTAATACCACCTGCATATCCAAGGTGCCTAACCAGTCACCATGGGAGCCCACATCCTCTTTAGCTTCCTGTCGGGCCCGTTCAGCCCGGATCATCTCAGCCCGTTTGCGGTCTTCACCACTTAACGCAGGTATTTCAAAACAGTCCATAGCCCGCAAAAAAGTGGCATACTCTGTGGGCTGTTTGGGCCACTCGGGTACCAGTACCTCAGGTAAAGCTTCCCGCACCCGGCCACGTTCAGCGGGGTTATCATCAATAAACACCACCGATTTAAGACCCAGATTGATCTCCTTGGTCAAATCCGCCACATTTTGGGCTTTATCCATCCAGTTTATACGCCAACCAGCCAGATCCGTTTTTTTCAGCACCATCTCCGGGTGGTTATCGAACGCTGCCAGGGCCACCTCTTCAGTATTTTTGCTCACAACCCCTACCAGGATGCCCCGTTTAATCAAACCCTTTAAAGCCCGTTGAAAATCCTGAAAAGCTTCTCCCGCATGATCATGCCCCCCCAGCCGAATGCCCTCCCAGCCAGTTTCCCCAATGATCCCGCCCCACATGGTATCATCCAGATCCACCAAGACCAGTCGCCTAGCGGCCCCTTGCAGGCCATCCACAGCCGCGAGAATATCCTTAGCCGCGGCTTCCAGCACACCATTGCCATAGGGGGTTTTGGTGGCATAACCCATGCGGGGAGAAGCCGCCTTGGGGCCCGCCACCTGTAACCAGGATTGGGCATCTAGAAGATGAATATTGGGGGCTTTGGCCAAACGATCTGCAAGTTGTAGATTGGCCTTGCTCAGCATATATCGCAACCCGATACCTGGTCTCCAATCCAACATGCCGTACCCCCGCTCTGCAGGGGGCATCACCCAACTGGCTACAAACAGGTGTTTAACCTGGGCTGCATGGTTTAGAAGCAACTGGGCAAAGCGATTGACCTCTTTTTCCAAAGCGGCTTCATCAACCGGCTCAAAATCCAAACCATCGGCAAAGCTGGGCAACACCCCTTCTGGGCGGCACCAAACCATCACCAACGCATCCCCTTGTTCCGGGGCTGCCGCTAAGGTTTGATACACTTGGCCAAAGGGGGTGAGTTTGGCTTCCATACAGTTTTGGTTTTGGCCGTGGTTCAGCAATCGGGCCAGGACGCTGGTGTTAAAGTCACTGATAAGCGTCAGAGCTGTCTTGGACATGGATTCATCCATTAGGCGTGCTGCGTGAGCCAGTTGG from Magnetococcus sp. PR-3 includes these protein-coding regions:
- a CDS encoding AsmA family protein produces the protein MKKLLIGLIGLIVLIIVVLLAIPMFVDPNDHKQTIAEKVREATGRELSLNGDLNLSLFPWAGVTIDSAALGNPMGLGDGQSMVKLNKIDVRMKLMPLLSKQVEVDRIIIDGLEANLIRDKNGRDNWSDLAGGGHKDAADEDKSGHDDKDDHKDDQEHTDALAGLKLGGVEITNAKVTFRDEQGDLLASLSPLNLTTGAVRLGEPVNLSLDAKVSKSSISGAGEAIDAAIQFSGQLKPGADMQSLLMNGMKLAIGTVAKGLPVTKVQTQLSADVAIDLANGTVQVSNNKLAVEATGTPELGMETVRAALSGAIGVHLDPLKVNISGMDLMIQGNGEKLPGGSVDMRLSAHIATDMAAGTVGVSQLHLEGFGQQLKATGGVDVANLNGDPRVAWNLTLDPTSPKDLMAKLGLPPLQTADPNVLTKLAMAMQGKLDMANGGSATVSKLDLTLDDTHFTGNLSAPRLDGTAARFNLKGDKLDLDRYMVASDQKGKTETADTPSTPAAKGDDTVLDQATIDQLRQLDIKGQVVLDSLKAAKGQFEKVTLKVDAAKGLLKLNPFSVNLYKGSLMTTGQIDVRGKTPKMAFKKNLKGVQLGDMLKEMADVDLLTGQADLKLDTTTAGTTMYGLKRQLNGNIKGGVSKGTLQGLNILGQIKSVYAMATGKPAPPAGTKDTSFNDMILDAKIVQGVMRHERLKISSNDMIMQGKGTVDIADEMLDYNMNAKVRNLGKKGQDLTIPVKVKGNWNSPSVKVDQASLAKALAKDKAKELIDKKLGDKAAPVKQILKGFGVKGLF
- the lapB gene encoding lipopolysaccharide assembly protein LapB, coding for MTFSFLVEWAPWIALGLILFGIGYRVGQHAPVEDPEEIARRRDAAFTYRGLNFLLNDEPDKAIEAFSQAVRVNSETVEVYLSLANLFLKQGELGRAIRMHQNLLERPNLSRETRIAALYGLGEDYRKSGFVDRAIHSYHQTLEEDPGHLKALSALMNLHENENRWDKALEILERLQKVTGDPDPRRDAHLRVQIGREQLRHDVAPPSPDEATRNLEQAIESHPGCVEARRIMAEKALKDGNPEQAVTLLKELRHTRPGHMFLLVDVLRRSYDALEDLSGFESCMDEAAHAQSASPQLIVQWSIWLEAEQRLEDVDTLMKMGLERRGDSAVLARWYVAFLVRQGQFEQALEVAQQSLDGMVGRQPNFRCTHCGFESHEIYWKCPQCHQWDEMEPL
- a CDS encoding nucleoside recognition domain-containing protein; this encodes MNGIFIALVFIAFGMAAFNTLTGDTTAMQQLSTAMVDAAKGSVELALGLVGVMALFLGLMKIVEKGGLLTLLAKLIRPLMIRLFPEVPADHPAMGAMILNLSANALGLGNAATPFGIRAMQALDSLNPHKGTATNSMALFLAINTSSVTLLPTGVITLRAAAGSMDPAAILPTTLFATICSTTVAILAARSYQRFFPAPSVTSQTSENTSIDHSLSDEQKDILQKTASGSSAMASYLFLAVILCLVPVTILYGKAISPWVMPGLMVAMLSFGLFRGVKVYEAFVEGAKEGFDVALKIIPYLVAILVAVGMFRASGAMDLLIGLLSPFTSWIGLPAEALPMALLRPLSGSGAYGIVADTIQNPAIGPDGYVGMLVSTLQGSTETTFYVLAVYFGAVQVKRVRHALATALTADLAGILAAVFICSILFA
- a CDS encoding PilZ domain-containing protein — protein: MSSVTLSKYLLMEKQIEVPKERRTPRDGFSGGRREKPRFVCSDKMTIHLDGEEQIMVTEVENISFSGVPDPIADGIFIPFETIPPQFQLGKRGTIEMTLADVDFICPCEVVRLRETGVALRLLKQKHKKLNHDLTA
- a CDS encoding STAS domain-containing protein: MIKVWSEKGEIHIHMDEALNAKSQIPFLKAIEAQPQGEPMMFHMEKMPYIDSSGLASLLQLRDHAQGFQNVILCDPSDSVFHTLKIANFHRLYPIRHASHTAETDIHAPIKEMRGGRVMA
- a CDS encoding MaoC/PaaZ C-terminal domain-containing protein, whose product is MNFTQDHQQAFAQLSGDYNPMHVDTIAARRTPFGQVVVHGMHLVFVLLEDLAQQGKLPPLAAIEAHFSQPVFIQDPVRVAPMVQEGERLKLQLVDDGGPRMSLWITPGDHGSDPLPHAPAHVSMPQQPLFNQCKDQTGSVPLPVDQPQLQALFPALGVYHDPQALAVLLGLTQLVGMVCPGLHSLFSGFKLQRQAQATHSTQLRYRVKRASSPRAPIKMEVEGGVMQGAVQAFFRPPPVEQPSAQAMVERYGHQAYVGTHALVLGGARGLGEVAAKLIAAGGGQVTITYAHGQEDAQRVAQEITQAGGCCDLLKWDVCHPPQDLNPHYSHLYYFATPPIGRGVAHGLVDAQRLAYFEQFYVHGFLQTLERLVRTDGEPLQVFYPSTIYVTDVPKGLVEYAMAKGAGEALCHYLNQHDKRFHIQLPRLPKLHTDQNMSLLGPAPQPPLEVIQPWVATMHGL